In Thermorudis peleae, a genomic segment contains:
- a CDS encoding FadR/GntR family transcriptional regulator — protein MPEVMVQKLPLQVALHLGRQLIAAAGQPGLVLPSEQEICEEYGVSRTVAREAVRILEGLDLVRVSSGRRMELRPPREWDYLNPLLIQMLDPVDVRQILIDLHEVRLLIEPAVTGRAATMLSAEGLARLEACLARMHELEADPDRYLEQDLLFHMEICWAVGNRVLDRILYSCRWLLAASRKVTNLLWESLAAVTAEHEAIYRALAARDPSAAEAAMRAHLEGSARAWEFEPVVIEQAVQASKAKALSSPEAESSVG, from the coding sequence GTGCCGGAAGTCATGGTTCAGAAATTACCGCTCCAGGTGGCCTTGCACTTAGGGCGGCAGCTGATTGCCGCGGCTGGGCAGCCTGGCCTGGTGCTGCCATCTGAGCAAGAGATTTGTGAAGAGTACGGGGTATCGCGGACCGTTGCCCGCGAGGCGGTGCGGATCCTGGAGGGACTGGATCTCGTCCGGGTTTCATCCGGGCGGCGCATGGAGCTACGGCCGCCGCGCGAGTGGGACTACCTCAATCCCCTGCTGATTCAGATGCTTGATCCGGTCGATGTGCGCCAGATCTTGATTGACCTCCATGAGGTGCGGTTGTTGATCGAGCCTGCGGTGACCGGACGGGCAGCGACCATGCTGAGTGCTGAAGGGCTGGCCCGGCTGGAGGCATGCCTGGCGCGCATGCATGAGCTTGAGGCTGATCCCGATCGCTACTTGGAACAAGACTTGCTCTTCCACATGGAGATTTGCTGGGCGGTTGGCAACCGGGTGCTCGACCGGATTCTCTATTCCTGCCGCTGGCTGTTGGCCGCGAGTCGCAAGGTGACCAATCTGCTCTGGGAGTCGCTCGCGGCGGTGACGGCGGAGCATGAGGCGATCTATCGCGCGCTGGCTGCACGCGATCCGTCCGCCGCTGAGGCAGCCATGCGGGCGCACTTGGAAGGGAGTGCTCGAGCATGGGAGTTTGAGCCCGTGGTCATTGAACAAGCTGTACAAGCGAGTAAGGCGAAAGCGTTGTCATCACCGGAAGCCGAATCCTCTGTGGGTTAA
- the ggt gene encoding gamma-glutamyltransferase: MQRSDWILDRKEAVSRYGMVAAKHELAAEVGAAVLEAGGNAIDAAVATAFTVGVVEPMMSGIGGGGLMLIFLAEQRAVVALDYGMVAPRAARPDMYHLLDATSPSLFGWRAVVDDANIHGPLAIAVPGTVAGLATAAARYGTMPLHELLHPAIRYAREGFPVSWHTSFEITQDLELLNRYPSTRAIFTKDGLPWPVLTGLTQTKLVQADLARSLEAIAKDGPDAFYRGELGQAIVEGLRSLGAIISLEDLAHYRVRISEPLWGTYRGHRVAAMPAPSGGPTLLESLHLLDCFDLATSGHNTERTLHILIECFRQAFVDRFAYLADPAFADVPVAGLINPAYARAQAATITERARRVIEPGDPEQLGVRERYARSMPHYASTSTTTHLSVVDRWGNAVALTQTLLSAWGSRVVAPGTGILFNNGMMWFDPEPGRANSIAPGKRPLANMCPTIVFRDDRPFLVLGAMGGRRILNALAQIISNVIDHGLGIQAAITAPRIDCSVDPTNVSSRIDPAVIEGLRARGHRLTVVVEDVGNVPFASPAGILVDADGTLHGGANPYYPAMAIGL, from the coding sequence ATGCAGCGGAGTGACTGGATTCTCGACCGAAAAGAAGCCGTGAGCCGTTATGGGATGGTCGCCGCCAAGCACGAGTTAGCGGCTGAGGTCGGTGCGGCCGTCCTTGAGGCGGGCGGCAACGCCATCGATGCCGCGGTCGCGACAGCCTTCACGGTCGGCGTAGTTGAGCCGATGATGAGTGGCATCGGCGGCGGTGGTCTGATGCTCATCTTCCTGGCCGAGCAGCGAGCGGTTGTCGCGCTCGACTACGGGATGGTTGCCCCGCGTGCGGCACGGCCGGACATGTACCATCTCCTCGACGCGACGAGTCCGAGTCTTTTTGGCTGGCGTGCGGTTGTCGACGATGCCAATATCCATGGCCCCTTAGCTATCGCCGTGCCGGGCACGGTTGCTGGGCTGGCGACTGCCGCAGCGCGATACGGCACGATGCCGCTCCACGAACTGCTGCATCCAGCCATCCGCTATGCGCGTGAGGGCTTCCCGGTCAGCTGGCACACGAGCTTTGAGATCACCCAGGACCTCGAACTGCTCAATCGCTACCCCTCAACACGGGCTATTTTCACGAAGGATGGCCTTCCGTGGCCCGTCCTGACTGGGCTAACCCAGACGAAGCTGGTCCAAGCCGACCTTGCACGCTCGTTGGAAGCCATTGCCAAAGACGGCCCCGATGCCTTCTATCGCGGAGAGTTAGGCCAGGCGATTGTCGAAGGGCTGCGCAGCCTGGGCGCGATCATCTCGCTCGAGGACCTCGCCCACTATCGTGTCCGCATTTCAGAACCGCTCTGGGGCACCTATCGCGGCCACCGCGTCGCAGCCATGCCAGCGCCCTCGGGAGGGCCAACGCTGCTCGAATCGCTGCACCTGCTCGATTGCTTCGACCTTGCCACTTCCGGCCACAACACCGAGCGCACGCTCCACATTCTCATCGAATGCTTCCGTCAAGCCTTCGTCGACCGCTTTGCGTATCTGGCTGACCCAGCCTTTGCGGACGTTCCGGTTGCGGGACTCATCAACCCTGCGTATGCGCGCGCCCAAGCTGCCACGATCACGGAGCGCGCCCGGCGTGTCATTGAGCCTGGCGACCCCGAGCAACTCGGCGTGCGCGAGCGGTACGCCCGCTCGATGCCACACTACGCGAGCACCTCAACGACAACGCACCTCTCGGTCGTTGACCGGTGGGGCAATGCCGTCGCGTTGACCCAGACCCTGCTTTCTGCCTGGGGATCACGTGTTGTCGCTCCGGGAACGGGCATTTTGTTCAACAACGGCATGATGTGGTTCGATCCCGAACCAGGACGCGCCAATTCGATTGCGCCCGGGAAGCGCCCGCTGGCCAACATGTGCCCCACCATCGTCTTTCGCGATGACAGGCCATTCCTTGTCCTGGGGGCAATGGGTGGCCGCCGCATCCTCAACGCCCTTGCCCAGATCATCAGCAACGTCATCGACCATGGCCTTGGTATCCAAGCGGCGATCACCGCGCCACGGATCGACTGCAGCGTCGATCCGACGAACGTGAGCAGCCGTATCGATCCAGCAGTGATCGAGGGCCTGCGGGCTCGTGGCCATCGGCTCACGGTCGTGGTCGAGGATGTCGGCAACGTGCCGTTTGCCAGTCCGGCCGGCATCCTCGTCGACGCCGACGGCACGCTCCACGGTGGGGCAAACCCGTACTATCCAGCCATGGCGATCGGGCTTTAG
- a CDS encoding sulfite exporter TauE/SafE family protein — translation MHVSFGVALLAAILAGFIGAMSGLGGGVVLTPVLTLFGYDIKHAIALSALTVIATSSGSAAAYVRDRITNIRIGMFLEMFTIIGALIGATITLSAAKRPLFIAFGLVLLFSWATSFFQKPRTSYHPATPDRISRWLALKGEYYDLAERRSIPYHATNAIWGGLILFCAGVIAGLLGIGAGAVKVLAMDRVMGLPPKVSTTTSNFIIGVTALAGTSVYLASGLIDSGLAGPTVLGVLGGSFLATRLLVRLSNRTVRTFFLFVFLLIGIQMIIRGIGGYV, via the coding sequence GTGCACGTCTCGTTTGGGGTCGCGCTGCTGGCCGCGATCTTGGCGGGCTTTATTGGCGCGATGAGCGGGTTGGGAGGCGGCGTGGTGCTAACGCCGGTCCTCACCCTGTTTGGCTATGACATCAAACACGCAATTGCCCTCAGCGCCTTAACGGTGATCGCAACCTCAAGCGGGTCAGCGGCCGCATATGTCCGCGACCGTATCACGAACATTCGGATCGGCATGTTCCTCGAGATGTTTACGATCATCGGCGCGCTCATCGGTGCGACCATTACGCTTTCAGCGGCGAAGCGGCCGCTTTTTATTGCGTTTGGACTGGTCTTGCTCTTTTCCTGGGCAACGAGCTTCTTCCAGAAACCGCGGACCAGTTATCATCCTGCAACCCCTGATCGGATCTCGCGCTGGCTTGCGCTCAAAGGGGAATACTACGATCTCGCCGAGCGGCGCAGCATTCCCTATCACGCGACGAATGCGATATGGGGAGGGCTCATCCTGTTTTGCGCCGGTGTGATCGCGGGCCTGCTCGGCATCGGCGCAGGAGCCGTCAAGGTGCTGGCGATGGACCGCGTGATGGGGCTGCCGCCAAAGGTCTCGACGACCACGAGCAATTTCATTATCGGCGTGACAGCGCTCGCTGGCACGAGCGTCTATTTGGCCAGTGGCTTGATCGACAGCGGACTCGCTGGGCCGACCGTGCTTGGCGTGCTTGGCGGCTCGTTTCTCGCCACGCGGCTGTTGGTCCGGTTGTCAAACCGCACGGTGCGGACCTTCTTCCTATTTGTCTTCTTGTTGATCGGCATCCAGATGATTATCCGTGGAATCGGGGGGTATGTATGA
- a CDS encoding Rid family hydrolase, which translates to MEMERLWVGSGTIWEEKVGYARAVRVGDHIYVSGTTATDEAGRLVGGDDPEAQTRYILAKIERALKSLGASLADVVRVRVYVTNAADWEAVGRALAEAFGAVRPANTLVAVKALVGDAYLVEIEADAIAGSGAVVRPLPSTATDSQ; encoded by the coding sequence ATGGAGATGGAACGGCTCTGGGTTGGGTCAGGGACGATCTGGGAGGAGAAGGTGGGGTACGCCCGCGCAGTGCGCGTTGGCGATCACATCTACGTCTCGGGTACTACGGCGACAGACGAAGCGGGGCGCCTCGTCGGCGGCGACGATCCGGAAGCCCAAACACGATACATTCTGGCCAAGATTGAGCGAGCGCTCAAGAGCCTCGGCGCTTCGCTTGCCGACGTTGTGCGGGTTCGGGTGTACGTGACGAACGCGGCGGATTGGGAAGCCGTCGGCCGCGCACTTGCCGAGGCCTTTGGCGCTGTACGCCCAGCCAACACGCTCGTCGCGGTCAAGGCGCTCGTTGGTGATGCCTATCTCGTCGAAATCGAAGCAGACGCTATTGCGGGTAGCGGCGCGGTGGTGCGTCCACTGCCTTCCACGGCGACCGATTCCCAATGA
- a CDS encoding DUF1634 domain-containing protein produces MKAEPARSAGMEEAVPHGGFDIEVVIGTALSIGVLISAGLVILGLAWHWLTTGQLTFHLPFTGANLFDVIAQSIRRVVNDHDRSIGVIWLGLSVLMLTPYARVVASVIYFAFADRDWKFTAITLFVLIVLTVSLFIR; encoded by the coding sequence ATGAAGGCTGAGCCAGCGCGCTCTGCAGGAATGGAGGAAGCCGTTCCTCATGGCGGCTTCGATATTGAAGTGGTTATTGGCACTGCGCTGTCGATCGGCGTGCTGATCAGCGCCGGATTGGTGATCCTGGGCTTGGCCTGGCACTGGCTTACGACCGGGCAGCTGACGTTTCATCTCCCATTTACGGGGGCCAACCTGTTCGACGTTATCGCCCAGAGTATCCGCCGTGTGGTGAACGATCACGATCGCTCGATTGGTGTTATCTGGCTCGGCCTTTCAGTGCTGATGCTGACGCCGTATGCCCGTGTGGTCGCCTCAGTCATCTACTTTGCATTCGCTGATCGTGACTGGAAGTTCACCGCCATTACGCTCTTTGTCTTGATCGTGCTGACGGTCAGCTTGTTTATTCGCTGA
- a CDS encoding tyrosine-type recombinase/integrase, producing the protein MTGTEHGEERRLKVFQPPLFELDARGRLRGTIGLLPPLTPDSSLEVARFWYRRHLEQAGHPPNTVKSYSYDLAVFEQLIGPKPIRAISRRDVATFLHESRGRSTRKRRLTTLSGFFKFLINTAKVLEEDPTASFYPEHIPLKTPQPLFPDEQARLLAAAAAESARTHLMVWLMLRLGLTRSEVLGLRAGHIDWTDPERPIVYVFAEGPKRRLRERKLAATAELRAIYERLVAESEEPLDRLVPVLPQTVNKIVERVAEAAGITKPVTPQVLRDTFAVEQARAGASEDELLALLGLADDARNRLSVRRYLALAAPPLTPMSPPDRV; encoded by the coding sequence ATGACCGGGACGGAGCACGGAGAAGAGCGTCGGCTGAAGGTGTTTCAGCCGCCGCTGTTTGAGCTAGACGCTCGGGGGCGGTTGCGGGGCACCATCGGTCTGCTGCCACCGCTCACGCCGGACTCAAGCCTGGAGGTCGCGCGGTTTTGGTACCGGCGGCACTTAGAGCAGGCTGGGCATCCTCCAAATACCGTCAAGTCGTACAGCTATGATCTTGCCGTATTTGAGCAACTGATTGGTCCCAAGCCAATCCGTGCGATTTCCCGGCGCGACGTTGCCACGTTCTTGCACGAGAGCCGAGGCCGGTCAACGCGCAAGCGGCGCTTGACGACGCTTTCCGGCTTCTTCAAGTTCTTGATCAACACTGCGAAAGTGCTGGAAGAAGATCCAACGGCCTCGTTTTACCCCGAGCATATTCCCCTGAAAACACCTCAACCGCTCTTTCCAGACGAGCAAGCTCGTCTTCTTGCAGCGGCCGCGGCCGAGAGCGCCCGGACGCATCTGATGGTCTGGCTCATGCTGCGCCTGGGACTGACGCGGAGCGAAGTCCTGGGGTTGCGGGCCGGACACATTGACTGGACAGATCCGGAACGGCCAATTGTCTACGTTTTCGCCGAAGGGCCAAAGCGCCGGCTGCGTGAGCGCAAGCTGGCTGCGACCGCGGAGTTGCGCGCGATTTACGAACGACTCGTCGCGGAAAGCGAGGAGCCGCTCGATCGGCTTGTGCCGGTTTTGCCGCAGACGGTCAACAAAATCGTGGAGCGGGTCGCGGAAGCAGCCGGTATTACCAAGCCTGTGACGCCGCAGGTGCTGCGTGACACGTTCGCGGTTGAACAAGCACGTGCCGGGGCCAGCGAAGACGAGTTGCTCGCCTTGCTTGGCCTTGCCGACGATGCCCGGAATCGACTGAGCGTGCGGCGTTACCTGGCGCTTGCTGCCCCGCCGCTCACGCCAATGTCTCCCCCAGACCGTGTGTGA
- a CDS encoding LLM class flavin-dependent oxidoreductase: protein MTLRWSIRVNNDAPGTSYPVLARCVEAAGFDQLWVSHDLFWRSALVLIPSMLAQTQRIAIGIGIANPYTIHPAELAMVAATLDELSNGRFRLGLGAGAAEFLQWVGIPQEKPLATVRRAVTQIRRVLAGEPVPGWDAAACLRFPARPVPIYLGGFGPRMLQLAGELADGALPLLLPPERYADVAATVAEGAARAGRSLDDLDLAACVWCSVAEDRKAAEAALREKFAYYGPAFDAATLARVGLTPEDLLPAQHALVAGDRERALRLVPSAVLDLALVGRPPELIPRLEQLVALGARHLSFGPPLGPDPVAAVTLLGRTVLPHFAQH from the coding sequence ATGACACTGCGCTGGAGCATTCGGGTCAACAACGACGCGCCGGGAACGTCGTATCCAGTGCTTGCCCGCTGTGTTGAAGCGGCTGGCTTTGACCAACTCTGGGTGAGCCACGATCTCTTCTGGCGGAGTGCACTGGTGCTGATTCCCTCGATGCTTGCGCAAACCCAGCGCATTGCAATTGGCATTGGTATCGCCAACCCCTACACGATCCATCCTGCCGAACTTGCCATGGTTGCGGCAACGTTGGATGAACTGAGCAATGGCCGGTTCCGGCTTGGGCTTGGCGCGGGTGCCGCCGAGTTCCTGCAATGGGTGGGCATTCCCCAGGAGAAGCCGCTTGCCACTGTGCGGCGGGCAGTCACGCAGATTCGCCGTGTGCTCGCTGGGGAACCGGTTCCCGGGTGGGATGCGGCAGCGTGCCTTCGCTTCCCAGCACGACCAGTACCGATCTATCTTGGCGGGTTTGGCCCCCGGATGCTGCAACTCGCCGGCGAACTCGCTGATGGTGCGCTGCCGCTGCTCCTCCCGCCAGAACGCTATGCTGACGTGGCAGCAACGGTAGCCGAAGGTGCAGCGCGAGCTGGACGCTCGCTCGACGATCTTGACCTGGCTGCCTGCGTCTGGTGCTCGGTCGCGGAAGACCGCAAGGCAGCGGAGGCAGCATTGCGCGAAAAATTCGCCTACTACGGACCGGCCTTTGATGCTGCAACCCTGGCGCGCGTTGGCCTGACGCCCGAGGATCTGCTCCCGGCTCAACACGCGCTCGTTGCGGGTGACCGCGAGCGCGCGTTGCGGCTTGTGCCATCGGCTGTCCTCGACCTTGCGCTTGTTGGTCGGCCGCCGGAGCTGATCCCACGGCTCGAGCAACTGGTTGCGCTTGGGGCTCGGCATCTCAGCTTCGGCCCGCCGCTCGGCCCTGATCCCGTCGCGGCAGTGACATTACTGGGCCGAACAGTCCTCCCCCACTTTGCGCAGCACTAA
- a CDS encoding cation diffusion facilitator family transporter, with the protein MVKLHRHDTHEHDHRHEHEAVVGRPSARPLLVAFGITALFTVIELLGGWLANSLALLADAGHMASDVAALALALLALWLARRPATPQRSYGLYRAEILVALVNGAALLAISGVIAWEAFQRLQHPPEVKTGLMLGVAVSGMVANGLISWVLSRGGAHHHNLNIRGALLHVLSDFLGSLAAIVAAGVMWVTGWYWADPVLSLAIGALVLWSAWQLVRESVDVLLEATPRHLDLDEVRTSMEAVPGVEAVHDLHIWTLTSGVIALSSHVEVRPGVNWPTLLARLAHLLRERFGIVHVTLQPEAPAHHPEPFRGCTLESPDASCACLAPIAGGNHTDDMSSDD; encoded by the coding sequence ATGGTCAAGCTTCATCGTCATGACACTCATGAGCACGATCATCGCCATGAACACGAGGCGGTCGTCGGCCGGCCGAGTGCCCGACCGCTCCTCGTTGCGTTCGGGATCACGGCGCTCTTTACAGTGATTGAGCTTCTTGGCGGCTGGCTGGCCAATTCGCTCGCGCTGCTCGCTGATGCCGGGCATATGGCGAGCGACGTAGCGGCGCTGGCCTTAGCGTTGCTCGCGCTCTGGTTGGCCCGCCGGCCGGCCACGCCCCAGCGCTCGTACGGCCTCTACCGCGCCGAGATTCTGGTGGCGTTGGTGAACGGGGCGGCGCTGCTCGCAATCAGCGGTGTCATCGCCTGGGAAGCTTTCCAGCGGCTCCAGCATCCGCCAGAGGTCAAGACGGGCCTCATGCTCGGCGTTGCCGTCTCTGGCATGGTGGCCAACGGCCTGATCAGCTGGGTCCTGTCACGCGGCGGCGCGCATCACCACAATCTCAACATTCGCGGGGCACTGCTCCATGTGCTCAGCGATTTCCTCGGCTCACTCGCGGCTATTGTCGCAGCAGGTGTCATGTGGGTAACCGGCTGGTACTGGGCTGACCCGGTGCTTTCGTTGGCGATCGGCGCACTGGTGCTCTGGAGTGCCTGGCAGCTTGTGCGCGAATCCGTCGATGTGCTCTTGGAAGCAACGCCGCGCCATCTTGACCTCGACGAGGTGCGGACGTCAATGGAAGCGGTGCCTGGGGTTGAGGCCGTGCACGACTTGCATATTTGGACACTCACCTCAGGTGTCATCGCGCTGAGTAGCCACGTCGAAGTCCGACCAGGAGTGAACTGGCCGACGCTGCTCGCCCGCTTGGCACACCTGTTGCGCGAACGCTTTGGCATCGTCCACGTCACCTTGCAACCAGAAGCGCCGGCGCATCACCCTGAGCCGTTCCGCGGCTGCACGCTGGAAAGCCCAGATGCATCCTGCGCCTGCCTCGCCCCAATCGCTGGTGGCAACCACACGGACGATATGTCATCAGACGACTAA